The Daucus carota subsp. sativus chromosome 2, DH1 v3.0, whole genome shotgun sequence genome includes a window with the following:
- the LOC108207516 gene encoding structural maintenance of chromosomes protein 3-like gives MHIKQVIIEGFKSYREQVATEPFSSKVNCVVGANGSGKSNLFHAIRFVISDLFHNLRSDERHAFLHEGAGHQVLSAFVEIVFDNSDNRIPIEKEEVRLRRTIGLKKDEYFLDGKHITKTEVMNLLESAGFSRSNPYYVVQQGKIASLTLMKDSERLDLLKEIGGTRVYEERHEESLKIMQETGNKRNQNVQVVQYLDERLKELDDEKAELKKYNELDKQRKSLEYTIYDIELHDAKQKQAEIEDARKKVSEASAKVYNNVLDAHEKFKELDKAYKDFTKEIQKLNKEKESVEKQRIEALRKQAQLHLDDKDLQEQIITNIKAKEDVTKQLEILQKDIQKSTEELSRIKPLYNNQVMEEEGITREVMEREKRLSNLYQKQGRATQFANKAARDNWLQKEIDEYKRPLSTYAEQEKILIGEIDKLETDLEEKDAYINSCQNDAAALELIISQCHEGINQYKAQRDKLHNERKSLWKRENELSAEIEMLKAEVVKTEKSLDHATPGEIRRGLNSARRICREYGIEGVFGPLIELLDCDEKLFTAVEVTGGNSLFHVVVENDEISTQIIKHLNSLKGGRVTFIPLNRVKAPQVVYPQSADVIPLLKKLNFLPKFKPAFSQVFARTVICRDLDVATKVARTDGLDCITLEGDQVSKKGGMIGGFYDFRHSKMKFMNVIRQGTQSISERVHEMEGFKMKLQEIDQEINKLVSEQQKNDAKLAHDKSELENINQDISNANKQKYSSSKVLEKKRAVLAGALNQIDQLRARIAEKKDEMGTELVDHLMLEEKDSLSRLNSELTLLKERLISCRTNRIEVETRKSELETNLSTNLVRRKQELESIKLSAEPELLHGEAEFKRQELRVANILVDDLTQQLKRASECIEESTKKLKKINDEKTKLEILENDYQRTLQDEAKELEHLLSKRNVFIAKQQKYSKKISELGPLSSDAFDTKERKSIKDIYKMLYKCNEQLQQFSHVNKKALDQYQNFTDQREELRKRQEELNAGDEKIKELISVLDQRRDESIERTFKGVAKHFREVFSELVQNGHGHLVMIKKKDADQLDDDPDEGEHHPSDVEGRVEKYIGVKVRVSFTGQGETQSMKQLSGGQKTVVALTLIFAIQRCDAAPFYLFDEIDSALDPQYRTAVGNIVHRLTDKLNTQFIITTFRKELVKVADKIYGVTHKNMASCINVVSRKEALDFIEHDQSRKVD, from the exons ATGCATATTAAGCAG GTTATTATTGAGGGGTTTAAGAGCTACAGAGAACAAGTTGCTACTGAACCATTCAGTTCTAAAGTTAATTGCGTAG TTGGTGCTAACGGATCGGGGAAGTCTAACCTTTTCCATG CAATTCGTTTTGTCATTAGCGATCTCTTCCACAACCTGCGCAGTGATGAAAGGCATGCATTTCTGCAT GAAGGTGCGGGTCACCAAGTGCTATCTGCTTTTGTGGAGATTGTGTTTGATAACTCTGACAACCGCATTCCG ATTGAAAAGGAGGAAGTACGGCTACGGAGGACGATTGGCCTAAAGAAGGATGAGTACTTCTTGGATGGGAAGCATATCAC GAAAACAGAAGTTATGAATTTACTCGAAAGTGCTGGTTTCTCTCGCTCGAACCCTTACTATGTTGTGCAGCAGGGGAAA ATTGCATCACTGACACTGATGAAAGATTCAGAACGGCTGGATCTACTAAAAGAAATTGGGGGTACTCGAGTTTATGAAGAAAGGCATGAAGAGAGTCTGAAAATCATGCAAGAAACTGGCAA TAAGAGGAACCAAAATGTTCAAGTTGTTCAGTACTTGGATGAGAGATTAAAAGAGCTGGATGATGAAAAGGCGGAGCTTAAGAAATATAATGAGCTTGACAAGCAAAGGAAATCCTTGGAGTACACAATATATGACATTGAGCTCCACGACGCAAAACAGAAACAAGCAGAG ATAGAAGATGCTCGAAAAAAGGTTTCTGAAGCTTCAGCGAAGGTGTATAACAATGTGCTTGATGCCCATGAAAAGTTCAAGGAGTTGGATAAAGCATATAAAGATTTTACTAAAGAAATTCAAAAACTAAACAAGGAGAAAGAATCTGTTGAGAAACAGCGGATTGAAGCTTTAAGAAAGCAAGCCCAACTTCATCTTGATGACAAAGATCTTCAAGAACAAATCATCACAAATATTAAAGCAAAG GAAGACGTGACAAAGCAACTTGAAATTCTACAGAAAGATATTCAAAAGTCGACAGAGGAGCTTAGTAGAATCAAGCCTTTGTACAACAATCAAGTCATGGAGGAGGAGGGTATTACAAGAGA AGTAATGGAGCGTGAAAAGAGGCTGAGCAATCTTTATCAGAAACAAGGACGTGCAACACAGTTTGCCAATAAAGCTGCCCGTGATAACTGGCTCCAAAAGGAAATTGATGAATATAAACGGCCACTATCTACCTACGCAGAACAG GAGAAAATACTTATAGGTGAAATTGACAAGCTTGAAACTGATCTGGAAGAGAAGGATGCCTACATTAATAGTTGCCAAAATGATGCAGCGGCCTTAGAATTAATTATAAGTCAATGCCACGAAGGAATTAATCAGTATAAGGCACAAAGAGATAAGCTGCATAATGAGAGGAA GTCATTGTGGAAAAGAGAAAATGAGCTTTCTGCTGAAATCGAAATGCTAAAAGCAGAAGTTGTGAAGACTGAAAAGAGCCTAGATCATGCTACTCCTGGT GAGATTAGAAGAGGGTTAAATTCTGCTCGACGTATATGCAGAGAATATGGAATTGAAGGAGTATTTGGTCCACTAATAGAGCTGCTGGATTGTGATGAAAAGCTTTTCACTGCTGTTGAAGTTACTGGTGGAAATAG CTTATTCCATGTGGTGGTTGAGAATGATGAAATATCTACCCAAATAATTAAACATCTTAATTCACTAAAAGGTGGACGAGTTACTTTTATACCACTGAACAGAGTAAAGGCACCTCAGGTTGTTTATCCACAGAGCGCGGATGTGATACCACTTCTGAAAAAACTGAATTTCTTGCCCAAGTTTAAACCTGCATTTTCTCAG GTCTTTGCTAGAACCGTGATCTGTCGAGATTTGGATGTGGCAACAAAGGTTGCACGAACTGATGGCCTGGACTGTATAACTTTAGAAG GGGATCAAGTGAGCAAGAAAGGTGGGATGATAGGAGGATTTTACGATTTTAGACACTCAAAAATGAAGTTCATGAATGTTATTAGACAGGGTACACAGTCTATCAGTGAGAGAGTACATGAAATGGAGGGATttaaaatgaagctccaag AAATAGATCAGGAAATCAATAAACTTGTATCCGAGCAGCAAAAGAATGACGCCAAGCTAGCTCATGATAAATCTGAACTGGAAAATATTAATCAAGACATATCAAATGCTAATAAGCAGAAGTATTCCAGTTCTAAAGTGCTTGAGAAAAAG CGTGCGGTACTTGCAGGTGCATTGAATCAAATCGATCAGCTTAGAGCAAGAATTGCTGAGAAAAAAGATGAGATGGGTACAGAACTTGTTGATCACTTGATGCTAGAGGAGAAAGACTCTTTGTCACGATTAAATTCTGAACTAACCCTTCTAAAAGAGAGGCTCATCTCATGCAGGACAAATCGTATAGAG GTTGAAACAAGAAAATCGGAGCTCGAGACCAATCTGTCAACAAATTTAGTTAGGCGGAAGCAAGAACTTGAGTCGATAAAGTTGTCTGCAGAGCCTGAATTGTTACACGGTGAAGCTGAATTTAAGAGGCAAGAACTGAGGGTTGCCAACATACTGGTCGACGACTTAACACAACAGCTTAAAA GAGCATCTGAGTGCATAGAAGAAAGCACAAAGAAACTCAAAAAGATAAATGATGAAAAAACCAAGCTAGAG ATTTTGGAAAATGACTATCAGAGGACCCTTCAGGATGAAGCAAAGGAACTGGAACATCTGTTAAGTAAAAGGAATGTGTTTATTGCCAAACAACAAAAGTACTCGAAGAAAATCAGTGAACTAGGACCTCTATCTTCAGATGCATTTGACAC GAAGGAAAGGAAAAGcattaaagatatatataaaatgcttTACAAGTGTAACGAGCAGCTCCAGCAGTTCAGTCATGTCAACAAAAAAGCACTTGATCAATATCAAAACTTTACAGATCAACGAGAAGAGCTACGGAAAAGACAGGAAGAATTGAATGCTGGTGATGAG AAAATTAAGGAACTGATATCAGTGCTGGATCAGAGGAGGGATGAATCAATTGAACGTACATTTAAAGGTGTGGCCAAGCATTTCCGTGAAGTGTTTTCTGAACTTGTCCAAAATGGCCATGGTCATTTGGTTATGATAAAGAAAAAG GATGCTGATCAACTTGATGATGATCCTGACGAAGGAGAGCATCATCCAAGCGACGTGGAAGGGAGGGTTGAGAAATACATTGGTGTGAAAGTAAGG GTCTCTTTCACCGGGCAAGGGGAGACACAGTCTATGAAGCAGCTCTCTGGTGGTCAGAAAACTGTGGTTGCACTAACTCTGATCTTTGCCATACAGCGATGCGATGCTGCTCCATTTTATTTATTCGATGAGATAGATTCAGCATTGGATCCCCAGTACAGAACTGCTGTTGGAA ATATAGTTCATCGTTTGACGGACAAGCTAAACACACAATTTATAATTACTACCTTCCGGAAAGAACTTGTGAAAGTAGCTGACAAGATATACGGGGTGACACATAAAAATATGGCCAGCTGCATAAATGTTGTATCCCGGAAAGAAGCATTAGACTTTATTGAGCATGATCAGTCTCGGAAAGTTGACTGA
- the LOC108208103 gene encoding uncharacterized protein LOC108208103 yields the protein MKSSKLIPTGGLLLILLLLCVSRCMGESQVYMAYKDPKKPVHVRVKDLVSRMTVEEKIGQMAQIDRRNLTVELMKKYSNFSLGSILSGGGSVPRMQASAEEWINMVNDYQKACLGTRLGIPMFYGIDAVHGNNNVYKATIFPHNVGLGSTRDPDLVRRIGIATALETRATGIQYAFAPCIAVCRDPRWGRCYESYSENPDIVQQMTELIRGLQGQIPANQELGVPFVAGNNKVMACAKHYVGDGGTQKGINENNTVVDWHDLLTIHMPGYYSAVIKGVSTVMASYSSINGIKMHANRELLTTFLKGTLRFRGFIISDWKGIDKIDYPVHRNYTDELHRSIQAGVDMIMVPLNYTEFLNDMSLLVKGKFIPMDRIDDAVKRILRVKFTMGLFENPIADQSFVKYLGCKEHRELAREAVRKSLVLLKNGKAADTPLLPLPKKSKRVLVAGSHANNLGYQCGGWTIKWQGVSGNNVTDGMTILNAVMATVDPTTEVDYIEDPETEYVKMNNYSYAIVAVGEPPYAESAGDNLNLTIPAEGRRAISNVCGDVRCVVVLISGRPLVIEPYLPQMDALVAAWLPGTEGQGVADVLYGDYAFSAKSSRTWFRTVDQLPMNVGDSHYDPLFPFGYGLTT from the exons ATGAAGTCAAGTAAATTAATCCCCACAGGGGGACTCCTGCTGATCTTACTATTATTATGTGTGTCAAGATGTATGGGAGAATCTCAAGTTTACATGGCCTACAAGGATCCGAAAAAGCCTGTTCATGTTCGAGTTAAGGATCTTGTCAGTAGAATGACAGTAGAAGAGAAGATTGGTCAGATGGCTCAGATAGACCGCAGAAATTTAACAGTTGAGCTGATGAAAAAGTACTCCAATTTCTCCCTTGGCAGCATACTCAGCGGTGGAGGAAGTGTGCCACGGATGCAGGCCTCTGCAGAGGAGTGGATTAACATGGTAAATGACTATCAGAAAGCCTGTCTGGGAACCAGGCTTGGGATTCCTATGTTTTATGGGATTGATGCTGTTCATGGCAACAACAATGTTTATAAGGCCACCATTTTTCCTCACAATGTAGGCCTTGGCTCAACCAG GGATCCGGatttggtgaggagaattggtATTGCAACGGCTCTTGAAACGAGAGCCACTGGCATTCAGTATGCTTTTGCTCCATGTATTGCg GTATGCAGAGATCCGAGATGGGGGAGGTGCTATGAGAGCTATAGTGAGAATCCAGACATTGTACAGCAAATGACTGAACTCATCCGTGGTTTACAAGGCCAAATCCCTGCAAATCAAGAACTTGGTGTACCTTTTGTTGCTGGAAA CAATAAGGTCATGGCGTGTGCAAAGCACTACGTTGGAGATGGAGGCACACAGAAGGGAATCAATGAAAACAACACAGTGGTAGATTGGCATGACCTCTTAACAATTCACATGCCTGGATACTACTCTGCGGTCATTAAAGGTGTGTCAACAGTCATGGCCTCTTATTCCAGCATAAATGGAATTAAGATGCATGCTAATCGCGAGCTCCTCACTACTTTTCTCAAGGGCACCCTCAGGTTCAGA GGTTTTATCATCTCGGACTGGAAGGGCATTGATAAGATTGATTATCCTGTCCACAGAAACTACACTGATGAACTTCACCGATCAATTCAAGCTGGAGTTGACATG ATCATGGTTCCCTTAAACTATACGGAATTCCTCAATGATATGAGCCTCTTGGTGAAAGGCAAATTCATTCCTATGGATCGTATTGATGATGCTGTCAAAAGAATTCTGAGGGTCAAGTTTACCATGGGACTCTTCGAAAATCCAATTGCAGATCAAAGCTTTGTCAAGTATCTAGGCTGCAAG GAGCACAGAGAATTGGCAAGAGAGGCAGTGAGGAAATCACTTGTGCTACTGAAGAATGGAAAAGCTGCTGATACACCTTTACTTCCACTGCCTAAAAAGTCCAAGAGAGTTCTGGTTGCTGGCAGTCATGCTAACAATTTAGGTTACCAGTGCGGCGGTTGGACTATTAAGTGGCAGGGAGTGAGTGGCAACAATGTGACTGATG GAATGACAATACTAAACGCTGTAATGGCCACAGTCGATCCAACTACAGAGGTGGACTACATTGAGGATCCTGAAACAGAATACGTAAAGATGAACAACTATTCATATGCAATAGTGGCTGTTGGAGAACCACCATATGCAGAAAGTGCTGGAGACAATCTCAACTTGACCATTCCTGCAGAGGGTAGAAGAGCAATTAGCAACGTGTGTGGCGATGTCAGATGTGTGGTTGTGCTGATCTCAGGCAGGCCTCTGGTAATCGAGCCTTACCTTCCACAGATGGATGCCCTTGTTGCAGCATGGCTACCAGGGACTGAAGGGCAAGGGGTGGCTGATGTTCTGTATGGTGATTACGCGTTCAGTGCCAAGTCTTCACGGACTTGGTTTAGGACAGTTGATCAGCTTCCAATGAATGTTGGGGATTCACATTATGATCCACTCTTCCCCTTTGGTTATGGACTCACTACTTGA
- the LOC108208131 gene encoding protein RESTRICTED TEV MOVEMENT 2: MEAMQRPAATKVYQDFVPASEIVEEPQCNTLVLYLPGFKKEQLRVQLTASRNLVITGEHPVGQNTWRRFQKTVPIPVNCDSSKITAKFEDQILYITQPKLIASAEKQDQKATTSKQDGLTAEKQDQETPSSKTPESFKQADENEVPGKGKQVPDPKQEDNIDADRKETAEENVEKNGAKGDDFKNAVEGSNDGKTVSDDIPEVEKTKKTADTGKAKEDGDQKHSTYSGIISTDMNIQKKVISIVIAIAVAIAFGLHVYYLVGRGGKAVKEDL; this comes from the exons ATGGAAGCAATGCAGAGACCAGCAGCAACTAAGGTTTACCAGGATTTTGTTCCGGCTTCAGAGATTGTAGAGGAGCCACAATGCAACACCCTCGTTCTCTATCTGCCCG GTTTCAAGAAGGAGCAACTTAGAGTCCAGCTGACTGCATCCAGAAACCTGGTGATCACCGGAGAACACCCTGTTGGACAAAATACTTGGCGGCGCTTTCAGAAGACAGTCCCAATTCCTGTCAATTGTGACAGTAGCAAAATTACTGCCAAGTTTGAAGATCAAATACTCTACATCACACAGCCAAAACTGATAGCTTCTGCAGAGAAACAAGATCAAAAGGCAACCACAAGCAAGCAGGATGGCCTCACCGCAGAGAAACAAGATCAAGAAACTCCATCCAGTAAAACTCCTGAAAGTTTTAAGCAGGCAGATGAAAATGAGGTTCCAGGCAAGGGCAAACAAGTACCCGATCCCAAACAAGAGGACAACATAGATGCGGATAGAAAAGAAACAGCAGAAGAAAATGTTGAGAAGAATGGAGCAAAGGGGGATGATTTTAAGAATGCTGTGGAGGGTAGTAATGATGGTAAGACCGTCTCGGATGACATTCCTGAGGTGGAGAAAACTAAAAAAACAGCAGACACTGGAAAGGCGAAAGAAGATGGTGACCAAAAACACAGCACTTATTCCGGGATCATCTCAACAGATATGAATATTCAGAAGAAAGTGATAAGCATTGTTATTGCTATTGCAGTGGCTATTGCATTTGGTCTGCATGTTTATTATTTAGTTGGAAGGGGGGGGAAAGCTGTAAAAGAAGATCTGTAA
- the LOC108207517 gene encoding transmembrane 9 superfamily member 11-like, with protein MDLFDRFMKCAVICCLIVPFVDAFYLPGSFPHNYNVGDQLAVKVNSLTSIDTEIPYQYYSLPFCKPLEGVKDSAENLGELLMGDRIESSPYRFQMYTNATEIFLCKTGPLSGDQFKMLKERIDEMYQVNMNLDNLPAIRYMKKDNFILRWTGYPVGIKIQDTYYVFNHLKFKILVHKYEETKVAGVIGTGDGAELITTNEKGGEGRPRGYMVVGFEVIPCSFQHDFKLIYKSSMYDKYGAPIQCDPNTVSMPLKEGQPVAFSYEVEFEESDIKWPSRWDAYLKMEGAKVHWFSILNSLMVITFLAGIVLVIFLRTIRRDLARYEELDKEAQAQMNEELSGWKLVVGDVFRAPDSAEFLCVMVADGFRILGMAVATIFFAALGFMSPASRGALVTGMLMFYMFLGIIAGYVAVWLSRTITCDACGWFSVSWKVACFFPGVAFLILTTLNSLLWGSHSTGAIPFTTFLVLLLLWFCISVPLTLLGGLLGTKASRLEYPVRTNQIPREIPAQRFPSWALVVGAGTLPFGTLFIELFFIMSSIWLGRVYYVFGFLFVVVILLVVVCAEVSLVLTYMNLCVEDWRWWWKSFFASGSVALYIFLYSINYLVFDLKSLSGPVSATLYLGYSLFMVIAIMLATGAIGFLTSFLFVHRLFSSVKID; from the coding sequence ATGGATTTATTTGATCGGTTCATGAAATGTGCAGTGATTTGTTGTCTGATTGTCCCATTTGTTGATGCCTTCTATCTGCCTGGTAGTTTTCCTCATAATTACAATGTGGGTGATCAGTTAGCTGTGAAAGTGAATTCTTTAACGTCGATCGATACGGAGATTCCTTATCAGTATTATAGCTTGCCGTTTTGTAAGCCTTTAGAAGGTGTTAAGGACAGTGCTGAGAATCTTGGGGAGCTTCTCATGGGAGATCGAATTGAGAGTTCTCCGTATAGATTTCAGATGTACACGAATGCAACCGAGATCTTCTTGTGCAAGACTGGTCCCTTGTCAGGGGATCAGTTTAAGATGTTGAAAGAAAGGATTGATGAAATGTATCAGGTTAATATGAATCTTGATAATCTTCCGGCTATTAGGTACATGAAGAaggataattttattttaagatggACTGGTTACCCTGTGGGTATCAAGATTCAGGATACCTATTATGTGTTTAATCATTTGAAGTTCAAGATCTTAGTTCATAAGTACGAGGAGACGAAGGTGGCTGGTGTTATAGGGACAGGGGATGGGGCAGAGCTGATTACTACTAATGAAAAAGGCGGTGAGGGGAGGCCTCGTGGTTATATGGTTGTGGGGTTTGAAGTGATTCCGTGCAGCTTTCAGCATGATTTTAAGTTGATTTATAAGTCAAGTATGTATGATAAGTATGGTGCTCCTATTCAGTGTGACCCGAATACAGTTTCAATGCCTTTGAAAGAAGGGCAGCCTGTTGCTTTTAGTTATGAAGTTGAATTTGAGGAGAGTGATATTAAGTGGCCTTCGAGATGGGATGCTTATCTGAAGATGGAAGGGGCTAAGGTGCATTGGTTTTCAATACTCAATTCACTGATGGTGATTACTTTTCTTGCTGGGATAGTGCTTGTGATATTTTTAAGGACTATTCGTAGAGATTTGGCTAGGTACGAGGAGCTTGACAAGGAGGCGCAAGCACAGATGAATGAGGAATTGTCAGGGTGGAAGCTTGTGGTTGGAGATGTTTTCCGGGCTCCAGATAGTGCAGAGTTTCTTTGTGTAATGGTTGCAGATGGGTTCCGAATTCTGGGAATGGCAGTGGCCACAATCTTCTTTGCTGCTCTTGGTTTCATGTCTCCAGCTTCGCGTGGCGCCCTGGTTACAGGAATGCTCATGTTCTACATGTTTTTAGGCATTATTGCTGGTTATGTTGCTGTTTGGCTGTCAAGAACAATCACCTGTGATGCTTGTGGATGGTTTTCTGTTTCGTGGAAAGTAGCTTGCTTCTTTCCGGGGGTTGCTTTTCTAATACTCACCACACTGAATTCGCTTTTGTGGGGAAGTCACAGCACCGGGGCTATTCCATTTACGACGTTTTTAGTTCTTCTTTTACTCTGGTTTTGCATTTCAGTGCCCCTTACCCTTTTAGGGGGACTGCTTGGGACTAAGGCCTCACGTCTCGAATACCCAGTCCGCACGAATCAAATTCCACGTGAAATCCCAGCTCAAAGATTCCCTTCATGGGCTTTGGTTGTTGGAGCCGGGACACTCCCTTTTGGAACTCTCTTCATCGAGCTCTTCTTTATCATGTCTAGCATTTGGCTTGGCCGTGTCTACTATGTTTTCGGGTTTCTCTTTGTGGTTGTAATTCTTTTGGTGGTGGTCTGTGCTGAAGTGTCTCTAGTCCTTACTTACATGAACCTCTGCGTCGAAGATTGGAGATGGTGGTGGAAATCTTTCTTTGCTTCTGGTTCTGTTGCCCTCTACATATTCCTCTACTCCATTAACTACCTTGTTTTCGATCTCAAGAGCCTTAGTGGACCTGTCTCGGCTACTCTCTACTTAGGCTATTCACTCTTCATGGTCATCGCCATTATGCTTGCAACTGGCGCCATTGGATTCCTAACTTCATTCCTGTTTGTGCATCGCCTCTTTTCATCCGTAAAGATAGATTAA